A portion of the Ricinus communis isolate WT05 ecotype wild-type chromosome 10, ASM1957865v1, whole genome shotgun sequence genome contains these proteins:
- the LOC8273264 gene encoding uncharacterized protein LOC8273264 isoform X3 yields MEEGAERRKAMMKTSQKEQERERRRIRDRQRRQSMSVEEREKHLARRRRNYQLRRLRADNNPRLHHHPPFHHQTTTTTSAAANVDVTLPSVGLEIPADKLAKLPTRRVRLNHLKHLARSLDNHDHVGVPINHTIAAPDLTNDQTANANSTCVTAKGGLRLNRVKRLARSLASDLENSTREKEEL; encoded by the exons atggaGGAAGGAGCGGAGAGGAGGAAGGCAATGATGAAGACCTCGCAGAAGGAGCAGGAAAGAGAACGACGTCGTATTAGAGATAGACAGAGAAGACAATCTATGTCTGtcgaagagagagaaaagcaTCTCGCTAGACGACGTCGTAATTATCAACTCCGTCGTCTGAGAGCTGATAATAATCCCCGACTTCACCACCACCCTCCTTTCCACCACCagaccaccaccaccacctctGCAGCCGCAAATGTCGATGTCACTTTACCTTCCGTTG GATTAGAAATTCCGGCTGATAAATTAGCTAAATTGCCAACAAGAAGAGTACGTTTAAACCATTTGAAACATCTGGCGAGATCACTGGATAATCATGATCATGTGGGTGTTCCAATTAATCATACAATTGCTGCCCCGGATTTGACCAATGATCAAACTGCAAATGCAAATTCCACTT GTGTGACTGCAAAAGGAGGTTTAAGGTTAAATCGTGTTAAGCGTCTTGCACGTTCATTAGCTTCTGATTTAGAAAACTCTACACGAGAAAAGGAag AATTATAG
- the LOC8273264 gene encoding uncharacterized protein LOC8273264 isoform X1: MEEGAERRKAMMKTSQKEQERERRRIRDRQRRQSMSVEEREKHLARRRRNYQLRRLRADNNPRLHHHPPFHHQTTTTTSAAANVDVTLPSVGLEIPADKLAKLPTRRVRLNHLKHLARSLDNHDHVGVPINHTIAAPDLTNDQTANANSTCVTAKGGLRLNRVKRLARSLASDLENSTREKEVQLELLSVSSNLSKVFDQR; the protein is encoded by the exons atggaGGAAGGAGCGGAGAGGAGGAAGGCAATGATGAAGACCTCGCAGAAGGAGCAGGAAAGAGAACGACGTCGTATTAGAGATAGACAGAGAAGACAATCTATGTCTGtcgaagagagagaaaagcaTCTCGCTAGACGACGTCGTAATTATCAACTCCGTCGTCTGAGAGCTGATAATAATCCCCGACTTCACCACCACCCTCCTTTCCACCACCagaccaccaccaccacctctGCAGCCGCAAATGTCGATGTCACTTTACCTTCCGTTG GATTAGAAATTCCGGCTGATAAATTAGCTAAATTGCCAACAAGAAGAGTACGTTTAAACCATTTGAAACATCTGGCGAGATCACTGGATAATCATGATCATGTGGGTGTTCCAATTAATCATACAATTGCTGCCCCGGATTTGACCAATGATCAAACTGCAAATGCAAATTCCACTT GTGTGACTGCAAAAGGAGGTTTAAGGTTAAATCGTGTTAAGCGTCTTGCACGTTCATTAGCTTCTGATTTAGAAAACTCTACACGAGAAAAGGAag TTCAGCTTGAGCTGCTAAGTGTGAGTAGCAATCTGTCGAAAGTTTTTGATCAACGGTAA
- the LOC8273264 gene encoding uncharacterized protein LOC8273264 isoform X2, which translates to MEEGAERRKAMMKTSQKEQERERRRIRDRQRRQSMSVEEREKHLARRRRNYQLRRLRADNNPRLHHHPPFHHQTTTTTSAAANVDVTLPSVGLEIPADKLAKLPTRRVRLNHLKHLARSLDNHDHVGVPINHTIAAPDLTNDQTANANSTCVTAKGGLRLNRVKRLARSLASDLENSTREKFSLSC; encoded by the exons atggaGGAAGGAGCGGAGAGGAGGAAGGCAATGATGAAGACCTCGCAGAAGGAGCAGGAAAGAGAACGACGTCGTATTAGAGATAGACAGAGAAGACAATCTATGTCTGtcgaagagagagaaaagcaTCTCGCTAGACGACGTCGTAATTATCAACTCCGTCGTCTGAGAGCTGATAATAATCCCCGACTTCACCACCACCCTCCTTTCCACCACCagaccaccaccaccacctctGCAGCCGCAAATGTCGATGTCACTTTACCTTCCGTTG GATTAGAAATTCCGGCTGATAAATTAGCTAAATTGCCAACAAGAAGAGTACGTTTAAACCATTTGAAACATCTGGCGAGATCACTGGATAATCATGATCATGTGGGTGTTCCAATTAATCATACAATTGCTGCCCCGGATTTGACCAATGATCAAACTGCAAATGCAAATTCCACTT GTGTGACTGCAAAAGGAGGTTTAAGGTTAAATCGTGTTAAGCGTCTTGCACGTTCATTAGCTTCTGATTTAGAAAACTCTACACGAGAAAAG TTCAGCTTGAGCTGCTAA
- the LOC8273264 gene encoding uncharacterized protein LOC8273264 isoform X4 — MEEGAERRKAMMKTSQKEQERERRRIRDRQRRQSMSVEEREKHLARRRRNYQLRRLRADNNPRLHHHPPFHHQTTTTTSAAANVDVTLPSVGLEIPADKLAKLPTRRVRLNHLKHLARSLDNHDHVGVPINHTIAAPDLTNDQTANANSTCVTAKGGLRLNRVKRLARSLASDLENSTREKEA; from the exons atggaGGAAGGAGCGGAGAGGAGGAAGGCAATGATGAAGACCTCGCAGAAGGAGCAGGAAAGAGAACGACGTCGTATTAGAGATAGACAGAGAAGACAATCTATGTCTGtcgaagagagagaaaagcaTCTCGCTAGACGACGTCGTAATTATCAACTCCGTCGTCTGAGAGCTGATAATAATCCCCGACTTCACCACCACCCTCCTTTCCACCACCagaccaccaccaccacctctGCAGCCGCAAATGTCGATGTCACTTTACCTTCCGTTG GATTAGAAATTCCGGCTGATAAATTAGCTAAATTGCCAACAAGAAGAGTACGTTTAAACCATTTGAAACATCTGGCGAGATCACTGGATAATCATGATCATGTGGGTGTTCCAATTAATCATACAATTGCTGCCCCGGATTTGACCAATGATCAAACTGCAAATGCAAATTCCACTT GTGTGACTGCAAAAGGAGGTTTAAGGTTAAATCGTGTTAAGCGTCTTGCACGTTCATTAGCTTCTGATTTAGAAAACTCTACACGAGAAAAGGAag CTTGA